A single region of the Gemmata palustris genome encodes:
- a CDS encoding NfeD family protein: MEDYLIIALVLMALGVALLGAEILVPTGGILVVGALVFFALGVVVIMYYGTTVEAVVAVGGLAVGLPAAGFVAVAAWRRMSLDTVLDDVPTESPIGAAPEVVTLKGRVGKTVSPLRPSGTVEIDGTRIDAMTEGMMLDSGVWVRCVEVRRGQVIVRAMETPPDVSEVECADAGLSAQPKAGAPGSEDPRADEPKRDEPKRPRDDFDDFDIGLDKI, encoded by the coding sequence ATGGAAGACTACCTGATCATTGCACTCGTTCTGATGGCCCTCGGTGTGGCGCTGCTCGGCGCCGAGATCCTGGTGCCGACCGGCGGCATTCTGGTGGTGGGCGCTCTGGTTTTCTTCGCGCTGGGTGTCGTCGTCATCATGTACTATGGCACGACCGTTGAGGCCGTGGTCGCGGTCGGCGGGCTGGCGGTCGGGCTGCCCGCGGCCGGGTTCGTCGCGGTCGCGGCGTGGCGCCGGATGTCACTCGACACGGTGCTCGACGACGTCCCGACCGAGTCGCCGATCGGGGCCGCGCCCGAAGTGGTCACGCTCAAGGGGCGCGTCGGGAAGACGGTTTCCCCCTTGCGGCCCTCCGGTACGGTCGAGATCGACGGTACCCGCATCGACGCGATGACGGAAGGCATGATGCTCGACTCGGGCGTGTGGGTGCGGTGCGTGGAGGTGCGGCGCGGACAGGTGATCGTCCGCGCGATGGAAACGCCCCCGGACGTCTCGGAGGTGGAGTGCGCTGATGCCGGGCTGTCCGCGCAACCAAAAGCCGGCGCGCCGGGCAGCGAAGACCCTCGGGCGGACGAACCCAAGCGCGACGAGCCGAAGCGCCCGCGCGACGACTTCGACGACTTCGACATCGGTCTCGATAAGATTTGA
- a CDS encoding NfeD family protein: protein MLFSLRRWTGIVAPAIVLVSLFGSVAGAQDANSALFVTVQNPITSDVATRIENQINARVNEKNEERRVWIVVLDFNPDGKPAATTNFGPCSDLAKFLSSPKMAGVKTIGFVHAPVTGHTVLPVLACKEVVMSKAGALGPVVVEGVPPLEASEQVAYKTRFNRDDRWPIVQKMFDPNVALVKGVTKEGAPRYADANTPDSLKQVVGAAPVNGVQDNQVASYPAPVARAVELASGTAENRREIAELFGLPPLRDDPLAGRTPDAYQWALKGDVDGAMKESVNRVIRDVRKRKGNVLILVLSCGGTDLEAARGLADDLVKAQSGDDALLIIGFVPESAPDAAAVVALGCSEIVMTKPKGAEGEAKEADFGNFERYTKSAKPSAVAAERQSLRDFAEQRGYPGVLFEGMLNRDLEVVRAEGEGNNRNKRKLMTRSEFETEQKASPGQWKQGRVVKQPGKRLELSATLAAELGVARLTVPTTSVDEVCSAYGLGKAKSPDPGWLDKFAEFLRIPAVTVILVMIGFIGLILELKVPGLTVPGIVAAVCFIMVFWSQSRFSGEMFVLALLLFLLGLVLIGLEIFVLPGFGVCGISGVLFMLAGLGLVTLERFPQTWEEAVPLGVRISTYLFAMMGAMVAAFVIARFLPQVPYANRMMLNPPSDQANAVESQLPGASAAAELLGAIGASTTPLRPAGVVRFGEKFVDVVSDGGFIPSGTRVQVIAVEGTRIVVKEV, encoded by the coding sequence ATGCTCTTCTCTCTGCGCCGCTGGACGGGCATTGTTGCCCCGGCCATCGTTTTGGTGTCGCTGTTCGGGTCCGTCGCGGGCGCGCAAGACGCGAACAGTGCGCTGTTCGTGACCGTTCAGAACCCGATCACCAGCGACGTCGCCACGCGGATCGAGAACCAGATCAACGCGCGCGTCAACGAGAAGAACGAGGAGCGCCGCGTGTGGATCGTGGTGCTCGACTTCAACCCCGACGGCAAGCCCGCGGCGACCACCAACTTCGGCCCGTGCTCCGACCTCGCCAAGTTCCTGAGCAGCCCCAAAATGGCGGGCGTGAAGACCATCGGTTTCGTTCACGCGCCGGTGACCGGACACACGGTGCTCCCGGTGCTCGCGTGTAAAGAGGTGGTGATGAGCAAGGCCGGCGCCCTCGGCCCCGTCGTGGTCGAGGGCGTGCCCCCGTTGGAGGCGTCCGAGCAGGTCGCGTACAAGACCCGGTTCAACCGCGACGACCGCTGGCCCATCGTCCAGAAAATGTTCGACCCCAACGTGGCGCTGGTGAAGGGCGTAACGAAAGAGGGCGCCCCCCGGTACGCGGACGCGAACACCCCGGATTCGCTGAAGCAGGTCGTGGGGGCGGCGCCGGTGAACGGCGTCCAGGACAACCAGGTCGCGAGCTACCCGGCCCCGGTCGCGCGCGCCGTCGAACTGGCCAGCGGGACCGCCGAGAACCGGCGCGAGATCGCGGAACTGTTCGGGCTCCCGCCGCTCCGCGACGACCCGCTCGCCGGGCGCACGCCCGATGCGTACCAGTGGGCCCTCAAGGGGGACGTGGACGGCGCGATGAAGGAGTCCGTGAACCGCGTCATTCGCGACGTGCGCAAGAGGAAGGGGAACGTTCTCATTCTGGTCCTGAGTTGCGGCGGGACCGATCTGGAAGCGGCGCGCGGGCTGGCCGACGACCTCGTGAAGGCGCAGAGCGGCGACGACGCCCTGCTCATCATCGGGTTCGTCCCGGAATCCGCGCCCGACGCGGCCGCGGTCGTGGCGCTCGGGTGCTCCGAGATCGTGATGACCAAGCCGAAGGGGGCCGAGGGCGAGGCGAAAGAGGCCGATTTTGGGAACTTCGAGCGCTACACCAAGAGCGCGAAGCCGTCCGCCGTCGCCGCCGAGCGCCAGAGCCTGCGCGACTTCGCCGAACAGCGCGGCTACCCCGGGGTGCTGTTCGAGGGGATGCTCAACCGCGACCTGGAGGTCGTCCGCGCCGAGGGCGAGGGCAACAACCGCAACAAGCGGAAGCTCATGACGCGCTCCGAATTTGAAACCGAACAGAAGGCCAGCCCCGGGCAGTGGAAGCAGGGGCGGGTCGTGAAGCAACCGGGCAAGCGGCTCGAACTGAGCGCGACCCTCGCGGCCGAACTCGGCGTGGCTCGGCTCACGGTCCCGACGACCAGCGTGGACGAGGTGTGCAGCGCTTACGGTTTGGGTAAAGCGAAGAGCCCGGACCCGGGCTGGCTCGACAAGTTCGCCGAGTTCTTGCGCATCCCCGCGGTGACCGTTATCCTCGTGATGATCGGGTTCATCGGGTTGATCCTCGAACTGAAGGTGCCGGGGCTGACCGTACCGGGGATCGTCGCGGCCGTGTGCTTCATCATGGTGTTCTGGTCGCAGTCGCGGTTCAGCGGCGAAATGTTCGTGCTCGCGCTGCTGCTGTTCCTCCTCGGGTTGGTGCTGATCGGGTTGGAAATCTTCGTGCTGCCCGGGTTCGGGGTGTGCGGGATCAGCGGCGTGTTGTTCATGCTGGCCGGGTTGGGACTGGTCACGCTGGAGCGCTTTCCGCAGACCTGGGAGGAGGCGGTCCCGCTCGGGGTGCGGATCTCCACGTACCTGTTCGCGATGATGGGCGCGATGGTCGCGGCGTTCGTGATCGCGCGGTTCCTGCCGCAAGTGCCCTACGCGAACCGGATGATGCTGAACCCGCCCAGCGACCAGGCGAACGCCGTCGAATCACAGTTGCCCGGGGCGAGCGCGGCCGCGGAGCTCCTCGGCGCGATCGGCGCGAGCACGACCCCGTTACGGCCGGCGGGCGTAGTACGGTTCGGGGAGAAGTTCGTGGACGTGGTTTCGGACGGCGGGTTCATCCCGTCCGGCACCCGGGTCCAGGTGATCGCGGTCGAGGGGACGCGGATCGTCGTCAAGGAAGTGTGA
- a CDS encoding beta-ketoacyl-[acyl-carrier-protein] synthase family protein, with product MRRVVISGLGVVAPNGVGKDAFWQACVDGHSGIGPIRSFDASNHPIRVAGEVLDFDPEPFIPDKFRKSVKVMGRAAKFGIGAAGLAVSDSGLDVAGMDPERFGVVMGTGLVPMDLGELAPLLARACQEDGEFDETKLPDPNRTDSPLFPLWLLKYLPNMVAAHISMAFNCQGPNNTVVTACVAGTQAVGEGYRLVARGDADVMLCGGADSRIDPLMLLAYTALGTLSKSNGRAPEERSRPFDRLRDGFVISEGAAVLVLEEYERAKARNAPIYAEVKGWGSTFDAYSVTKPDPEGRGGARAIQSALTEAEVDFRDVGYINAHGTSTKLNDLMETAAVKRVFGEHARRVQLSSIKSMIGHSIGASGAIEAAALAMSLKTQVYPPTINLTNPDPACDLDYIPNTAREAKVKYGLSTSFGFGGQNGALVMAAV from the coding sequence ATGCGCAGGGTGGTAATTTCCGGACTGGGCGTCGTTGCGCCCAACGGGGTCGGTAAAGACGCCTTTTGGCAGGCGTGCGTGGACGGGCACAGCGGCATCGGGCCGATCCGCTCGTTCGACGCCTCGAACCACCCAATCCGGGTGGCGGGCGAGGTGCTCGATTTCGACCCGGAACCGTTCATCCCGGACAAGTTCCGCAAATCGGTCAAGGTCATGGGCCGGGCCGCGAAGTTCGGCATCGGCGCCGCGGGGCTGGCCGTTTCGGACAGCGGACTCGACGTCGCCGGCATGGACCCGGAGCGGTTCGGCGTGGTGATGGGCACGGGCCTCGTGCCGATGGATTTGGGCGAACTCGCGCCGCTCCTCGCGCGCGCCTGCCAGGAAGACGGCGAGTTCGACGAGACGAAGCTCCCGGACCCGAACCGGACGGATTCGCCGCTGTTCCCGCTGTGGCTGCTGAAATACCTGCCGAACATGGTGGCGGCGCACATCTCGATGGCGTTCAACTGCCAGGGGCCGAACAACACGGTGGTGACCGCGTGCGTGGCCGGTACGCAGGCCGTGGGCGAGGGGTACCGGCTCGTGGCCCGGGGCGACGCGGACGTGATGCTGTGCGGCGGGGCGGACAGTCGGATCGACCCGCTCATGCTCCTCGCGTACACCGCACTGGGCACGCTCAGCAAATCGAACGGGCGCGCGCCGGAGGAGCGCTCGCGCCCTTTCGACCGGCTCCGTGACGGGTTCGTGATTAGCGAAGGCGCCGCGGTCCTGGTGCTCGAAGAGTACGAGCGGGCGAAGGCCCGGAACGCACCGATCTACGCGGAAGTGAAGGGTTGGGGCAGCACGTTCGATGCGTACTCCGTGACGAAGCCGGACCCGGAAGGGCGCGGCGGCGCGCGGGCGATCCAGTCGGCCCTGACGGAAGCGGAAGTGGACTTCCGCGACGTCGGGTACATCAACGCCCACGGCACCAGCACGAAGCTGAACGACCTGATGGAAACGGCGGCCGTGAAGCGCGTGTTCGGCGAGCACGCCAGGAGAGTTCAGCTCTCCTCGATCAAGTCCATGATCGGACACTCCATCGGCGCGAGTGGCGCGATTGAAGCGGCTGCGCTGGCGATGAGCTTAAAGACGCAGGTGTACCCGCCGACGATCAACCTGACGAACCCGGACCCGGCGTGCGACCTGGACTACATCCCGAACACCGCCCGCGAAGCGAAAGTGAAGTACGGCCTGTCCACGAGCTTCGGCTTCGGCGGACAGAACGGCGCGCTGGTGATGGCCGCGGTGTAG
- a CDS encoding PepSY-associated TM helix domain-containing protein: MPFNPRVFFRKAHRWGAIVVAVPLFLVLTTGVLLQLRKEISWVQPPTNKGKGKQPTVSMDAILAAAKSVPEAGVSSWADIDRVDVRPKDGIVKVQCKSRWEVQVDFQTGEVLQSAYRRQELLVDLHEGSWFAESVRLYVFLPAAVIVIGLWATGMYLFVLPLAVRWRKKSPPPPTSPA, from the coding sequence ATGCCGTTCAACCCGCGCGTGTTCTTCCGCAAGGCGCACCGTTGGGGCGCGATCGTCGTCGCGGTCCCGCTCTTCCTGGTGCTCACCACCGGGGTGTTGCTCCAGCTCCGAAAAGAGATTTCGTGGGTGCAACCGCCCACGAATAAGGGCAAAGGGAAACAACCGACGGTGTCGATGGACGCGATCCTCGCCGCGGCGAAGTCGGTGCCCGAAGCGGGCGTGTCGTCGTGGGCGGACATCGACCGCGTGGACGTGCGCCCCAAAGACGGCATCGTGAAGGTGCAGTGCAAATCGCGCTGGGAAGTGCAGGTCGATTTCCAGACGGGCGAGGTGCTCCAGTCCGCGTACCGGCGCCAGGAACTGCTTGTGGACTTGCATGAGGGGAGCTGGTTCGCGGAGTCCGTGCGCCTGTACGTGTTCCTCCCGGCCGCGGTGATCGTGATCGGGCTGTGGGCGACGGGAATGTACCTGTTCGTGCTCCCCCTTGCTGTAAGATGGCGAAAGAAATCCCCGCCCCCGCCCACCTCACCCGCATGA
- a CDS encoding DUF4149 domain-containing protein, which produces MTALRRFLVVQLLLLWQGGFLFYTACVVPIGTRVLGSGAAQGAITARVTDVLNVIGAVALAGLALDLIFARDPARRRTVYRWVAWGVALACQVGLFYLHLRLESYMDEERRFVMVLPPFYPTHRVYLWTSTVQWAACLLLTWGTLRAWHAEAGGQK; this is translated from the coding sequence ATGACCGCACTCCGCCGGTTCCTGGTCGTTCAGCTCCTCCTGCTCTGGCAGGGCGGGTTCCTGTTCTACACCGCGTGCGTGGTCCCCATCGGGACGCGCGTCCTCGGTTCGGGCGCGGCACAGGGCGCAATCACCGCCCGCGTAACGGACGTGCTGAACGTCATCGGCGCGGTCGCGCTCGCGGGACTGGCACTCGACTTGATCTTCGCGCGCGATCCCGCCCGGCGCCGGACCGTGTACCGGTGGGTCGCCTGGGGAGTCGCGCTCGCGTGTCAGGTGGGGCTGTTCTACCTGCACCTGCGGTTGGAATCGTACATGGACGAAGAGCGGCGGTTCGTCATGGTCCTGCCGCCGTTCTACCCGACGCACCGCGTCTACTTGTGGACGAGCACCGTGCAGTGGGCCGCGTGCCTGTTATTGACGTGGGGAACGTTACGAGCGTGGCACGCCGAAGCCGGAGGGCAAAAGTAA
- a CDS encoding protein kinase domain-containing protein: MANEWYIDAGGRTDGPLSESELRTRAAAGALRPTDRVSRDRRTWVTAETVPDLTFPHLATIISSSEPPLSVSPPAPRPLTETVVSASNHLLDSSAEESAFVPLDSVPGYELQGTLGTGACGIVYRAVQKKLNRVVALKTVLMARGTTNDVIARFEQEAVSLARLQHPNIVAVYDCGHTEGRAFFAMELLDGEDLSQRLARDGPLDERTAWLVARQTAAALDHAARHGVIHRDVKPANLFLVPPPTGFPLPAGVPMVKVTDFGLALTQRGPDEAESARTTAGLILGTPVYMAPEQFRGGPVDALADMYSLGVTLFHVLAGRIPFDGLTVFDVMAQKSGPPPRLPEPISESTVELVAALMAPDAKDRPASYKDLIARIDALPCLDGSFSGAGFPAARAVPAPAPDVPAPSPRPKRKRWVFAGAAGVFLLSAAAGVAVLTGAFNRPPETAPAKAPATYVAGAQHALFDGKTVLPWSGKNLDIELDGEKKSVLTGRGTVTRALPELPNFSVALDLCPHEVAAVDLVLATADGPPASAAQWLVRLDRVTGAAFGKRAGPTGAFEPVGSAVPLPTAKDRADDGLSPYVQLKYARAGDTLTVWFNRQLLGSTSDAGLRATELRVEVKSGLIRIESASIEELVEQK, from the coding sequence ATGGCGAACGAGTGGTACATTGATGCGGGCGGCCGAACGGACGGCCCCCTTTCCGAGAGCGAGTTGCGCACCCGCGCCGCCGCCGGGGCGCTGCGCCCCACCGACCGCGTCAGCCGCGATCGGCGGACGTGGGTGACCGCGGAAACCGTACCGGACCTGACGTTCCCGCACCTCGCGACCATCATTTCGAGCTCCGAGCCGCCCCTGTCCGTTTCCCCGCCGGCGCCGCGCCCGCTCACCGAGACGGTCGTGTCCGCGTCGAACCACCTCCTCGATTCCTCGGCGGAGGAGTCGGCGTTCGTGCCGCTGGATTCCGTCCCGGGGTACGAGTTGCAGGGCACGCTCGGCACCGGCGCGTGCGGGATCGTGTACCGCGCCGTGCAGAAGAAACTGAACCGCGTCGTCGCGCTGAAAACGGTCCTGATGGCGCGCGGAACCACGAACGACGTGATCGCCCGGTTCGAGCAGGAAGCGGTGTCCCTGGCCCGGTTGCAGCACCCGAACATCGTCGCCGTGTACGACTGCGGGCACACGGAGGGGCGCGCGTTCTTCGCGATGGAGTTGCTCGACGGCGAAGACCTGAGTCAGCGCCTCGCGCGCGACGGCCCGCTCGACGAGCGCACCGCGTGGCTGGTCGCGCGCCAGACGGCCGCGGCGCTCGACCACGCGGCCCGGCACGGGGTGATTCACCGCGACGTGAAGCCCGCGAACCTGTTCCTGGTGCCGCCGCCGACGGGGTTCCCGCTCCCGGCCGGGGTGCCGATGGTAAAGGTGACCGATTTCGGGCTCGCGCTCACGCAGCGCGGCCCGGACGAGGCCGAATCCGCGCGGACCACGGCGGGCCTCATCCTCGGCACGCCGGTGTACATGGCGCCGGAACAGTTCCGCGGCGGACCGGTGGACGCGCTGGCCGATATGTACTCGCTCGGCGTGACGCTATTTCACGTCCTCGCGGGCCGCATCCCGTTCGACGGCCTTACCGTGTTCGACGTGATGGCTCAGAAGTCCGGGCCGCCGCCGCGCCTCCCGGAGCCGATTTCCGAGTCAACGGTAGAACTCGTGGCCGCACTGATGGCGCCCGACGCAAAGGACCGCCCGGCCAGTTACAAGGACTTGATCGCGCGCATCGATGCACTGCCGTGCCTCGATGGTTCGTTCAGTGGGGCCGGGTTCCCGGCCGCGCGCGCGGTCCCGGCTCCCGCCCCCGACGTGCCGGCACCGAGCCCGCGCCCGAAGCGCAAGCGCTGGGTCTTCGCGGGGGCCGCTGGGGTGTTCCTTCTCAGCGCTGCCGCGGGGGTGGCGGTTCTTACCGGGGCGTTCAATCGGCCCCCGGAAACCGCACCCGCGAAAGCGCCCGCGACCTACGTTGCCGGAGCGCAGCACGCACTCTTCGACGGCAAGACCGTGCTCCCCTGGAGCGGAAAGAACCTGGACATCGAGCTGGACGGGGAGAAGAAGTCCGTTCTGACCGGGCGCGGGACGGTGACGCGCGCGTTACCAGAGCTACCGAACTTCAGCGTCGCGCTGGACCTGTGCCCGCACGAGGTCGCGGCCGTGGACCTGGTGCTCGCCACGGCCGACGGTCCGCCCGCGTCCGCGGCGCAGTGGCTCGTGCGCTTGGACCGCGTTACGGGGGCCGCGTTCGGTAAGCGGGCGGGGCCGACGGGGGCGTTCGAGCCGGTGGGTTCCGCCGTGCCGCTGCCGACCGCGAAAGACCGCGCGGACGACGGGCTATCGCCGTATGTGCAACTGAAGTACGCGCGCGCCGGCGACACGCTGACGGTCTGGTTCAACCGCCAACTCCTCGGCAGCACTTCGGACGCCGGGCTGCGCGCCACCGAACTCCGCGTCGAGGTCAAGAGCGGCCTCATTCGCATCGAGTCCGCGAGCATCGAGGAGTTGGTGGAGCAGAAGTAG
- a CDS encoding peroxiredoxin family protein encodes MRSLTAAGLFALLAALAGCGGSSDLPAPMYGPPDLKAVAGRFHNKEPNRTVSGESMPLQFVDTNGKDVDLASFRGKSNVVLVVVKGMPRYPGGLFCPGCLAQVNALTANYDEFKKRDAEILMVFPGPKDKLPQFLHDGKVDGESGSPNVPFALLLDTDLKAVNALGIKGDLAKPSTYILDKKGNAVFAFVGEDTTDRPSVQSLLARLDKLNGKK; translated from the coding sequence ATGCGCTCCCTCACCGCCGCCGGACTGTTCGCGCTTCTCGCCGCCCTCGCCGGGTGCGGCGGTTCGTCGGACCTGCCCGCGCCAATGTACGGCCCGCCGGACCTGAAGGCGGTCGCGGGCCGGTTCCACAACAAGGAGCCGAACCGGACCGTGTCCGGCGAGAGCATGCCGCTCCAGTTCGTCGATACGAACGGCAAGGACGTCGATCTCGCGTCGTTCCGCGGTAAATCGAACGTGGTTCTGGTCGTGGTGAAGGGGATGCCCCGGTACCCCGGCGGGCTGTTCTGCCCCGGGTGCCTCGCGCAAGTCAACGCGCTGACCGCCAACTACGACGAGTTCAAGAAGCGAGACGCGGAGATCCTGATGGTGTTCCCCGGCCCGAAAGACAAGTTGCCGCAGTTCCTCCACGACGGCAAGGTTGATGGGGAGAGTGGGAGCCCGAACGTGCCGTTCGCGCTGCTCCTCGATACGGACCTGAAGGCGGTCAACGCGCTCGGAATTAAGGGCGATCTCGCGAAGCCCTCGACGTACATTCTGGACAAGAAGGGGAACGCGGTCTTCGCCTTTGTCGGCGAGGACACGACGGACCGGCCCTCGGTCCAATCACTTCTCGCCCGACTGGATAAGTTAAACGGCAAGAAGTGA